One Candidatus Hepatobacter penaei DNA window includes the following coding sequences:
- the rpoZ gene encoding DNA-directed RNA polymerase subunit omega — MNQISNFADRFSLVLLASRRVKEIESGAILMAPRGKDRDTIVALRELDQDLVDTGDIRDALLADIRSSSPLPESSKNLDEGELAEVGVDETFLASLQEEVQKKD; from the coding sequence ATGAATCAGATTTCTAATTTCGCGGATCGTTTTTCTTTGGTGTTGTTGGCGTCGCGTCGCGTAAAAGAAATTGAGAGTGGTGCTATTTTGATGGCACCACGGGGAAAAGATCGGGATACGATTGTGGCCTTGAGAGAGTTGGACCAAGATCTTGTGGACACTGGTGACATTCGTGATGCTCTTCTTGCAGACATAAGGTCATCATCGCCTTTACCTGAAAGCTCAAAAAACCTTGATGAGGGTGAGCTTGCAGAAGTTGGCGTGGATGAAACTTTTTTGGCATCTCTTCAGGAAGAAGTGCAAAAAAAAGACTGA
- the ykgO gene encoding type B 50S ribosomal protein L36, producing MRLASSIRSLKSRHRDCRVVRRRGRVYVINKTNPRFKARQGFS from the coding sequence ATGCGGTTAGCAAGTTCTATTCGGTCACTGAAAAGCCGACATCGCGATTGTCGCGTGGTTCGTCGTCGTGGTCGTGTGTATGTCATCAATAAGACCAACCCGCGTTTTAAGGCGCGTCAAGGTTTTTCTTGA
- the hemF gene encoding oxygen-dependent coproporphyrinogen oxidase has protein sequence MNVTHRDVTAPWFGHLQQQICCELETLESLYHPEDPQIFQTKKWERPGGGGGTMAILSGHVFEKAGVNVSTVHGTFSEAFRAHIPGAEEDPRFWASGISIVVHPRSPYVPIIHMNTRHIQTTRAWFGGGIDMTPAIVDPEDTRQFHKALRDVCDGFDKTYYPRFKTWADDYFYIKHRQEPRGVGGIFYDNLEGPFDDTFAFTQAVGRAFMPIYAPIVKKHWHTPWGDKEREAQLIKRGRYVEFNLVYDRGTTFGLKTDGFIEAILMSLPPTASWPAPSLETTQEKKKA, from the coding sequence GTGAACGTGACACACCGGGATGTAACCGCTCCATGGTTTGGCCACCTTCAACAACAAATCTGTTGTGAACTCGAAACGTTGGAAAGCCTGTATCACCCCGAAGATCCACAGATTTTTCAGACAAAAAAATGGGAAAGACCCGGCGGTGGCGGTGGCACCATGGCCATTCTTTCAGGGCATGTGTTTGAAAAAGCTGGCGTCAACGTGTCCACCGTGCACGGCACCTTTTCAGAAGCCTTTCGTGCCCATATTCCCGGCGCTGAGGAGGATCCTCGTTTTTGGGCCTCAGGCATTTCTATTGTGGTGCATCCGCGATCCCCTTACGTCCCCATTATCCATATGAATACACGTCATATCCAAACCACACGCGCCTGGTTTGGCGGCGGCATTGATATGACCCCAGCTATTGTAGACCCTGAGGATACCCGGCAGTTTCATAAAGCCCTTCGCGATGTGTGTGACGGTTTTGATAAAACCTATTACCCACGCTTCAAGACCTGGGCTGATGACTATTTTTATATCAAACATCGTCAAGAACCACGCGGCGTGGGTGGTATTTTCTATGACAACCTTGAGGGACCGTTTGACGACACTTTTGCTTTCACACAAGCGGTAGGTCGCGCGTTTATGCCCATTTACGCGCCCATTGTCAAAAAACATTGGCACACGCCGTGGGGCGACAAAGAGCGGGAGGCACAATTGATCAAAAGAGGGCGCTATGTGGAGTTTAATCTTGTGTATGACCGTGGCACCACCTTTGGTTTGAAGACAGATGGCTTTATTGAGGCCATTTTGATGTCGCTGCCGCCCACAGCTTCATGGCCGGCCCCTTCCCTTGAGACCACGCAAGAAAAAAAGAAGGCATGA
- a CDS encoding CCA tRNA nucleotidyltransferase, protein MNASFLKRLMAPHRPVLRALNVEGGEARFVGSFVRDGLLGHMSHDIDIATTHTPEDVCLLLGPQARIYKTGIKHGTITALWDEHTYEITTLRRDVNTDGRHADVAFTQQWEEDAARRDFTFNALYLDHEGHLYDYYGGQEDLAHKVVRFIGVPERRIREDYLRILRFFRFASRYGSSQFDEEGLSACLALKQGLTRLSQERIKGEMEKIFAGSLLTHIVPLFYRHGLFPLLGRHEVKSIDVWQSLFSLEQKASQRAPFEVQMHSLYGNNRPSFLLTRAEHTMYKALGFVIPPWAQEKAWPALWPLLLCDMPLDQAWAVVWLALAAHMSVGKLGVDEAFHILNAIAALNQTPPVFPVTGHDLIKLGVAPGPALGRVFQKTRDFWKKNDCEPSRDALLTWLQNEGLTPPRPR, encoded by the coding sequence ATGAACGCGTCCTTTCTTAAACGCCTGATGGCGCCGCATCGACCTGTGCTGCGTGCCTTGAATGTGGAGGGGGGAGAGGCGCGTTTTGTGGGGTCGTTTGTGCGCGATGGCCTGTTGGGTCATATGTCTCATGACATTGATATTGCCACAACCCACACCCCTGAGGATGTGTGCCTCCTGTTGGGGCCCCAGGCGCGCATCTATAAAACCGGCATCAAACATGGGACCATCACCGCCCTGTGGGATGAGCACACTTATGAAATCACGACCCTGCGCCGGGATGTGAACACAGATGGCCGTCATGCAGATGTGGCGTTTACTCAGCAGTGGGAAGAAGATGCTGCGCGTCGTGATTTTACCTTCAACGCTCTCTATCTTGATCATGAGGGCCATCTTTATGATTATTACGGCGGGCAAGAAGATCTAGCCCATAAAGTGGTGCGGTTTATTGGTGTGCCAGAAAGGCGCATTCGCGAAGACTATTTGCGTATTTTACGATTCTTTCGTTTTGCTTCCCGCTATGGCTCTTCTCAGTTTGATGAAGAGGGATTGAGTGCCTGTTTAGCACTCAAGCAAGGGCTTACGCGTCTTTCCCAAGAGCGCATCAAGGGAGAGATGGAAAAAATCTTTGCGGGTTCTTTGTTGACTCACATTGTGCCCCTGTTTTATCGCCACGGTCTTTTTCCGCTTTTGGGTCGTCATGAGGTGAAAAGCATTGATGTGTGGCAAAGCCTGTTTTCTTTGGAACAAAAGGCAAGCCAACGGGCGCCGTTTGAGGTGCAGATGCATAGTTTGTATGGAAACAACAGGCCCTCTTTCCTCCTTACGCGCGCTGAACACACCATGTATAAAGCGCTCGGTTTTGTGATACCACCCTGGGCTCAAGAGAAAGCATGGCCTGCCTTGTGGCCCCTTTTATTGTGTGACATGCCTCTAGACCAAGCATGGGCCGTTGTGTGGTTGGCATTGGCTGCGCACATGTCTGTGGGCAAGCTCGGTGTTGATGAAGCGTTTCACATCTTAAACGCTATTGCTGCATTGAACCAAACGCCCCCTGTGTTTCCCGTGACAGGTCATGATCTGATAAAGCTGGGGGTTGCACCGGGGCCGGCTTTGGGTCGTGTCTTTCAAAAAACCCGTGATTTTTGGAAAAAAAATGATTGTGAGCCATCACGGGATGCCCTGCTCACATGGCTCCAAAACGAGGGGTTGACGCCACCACGGCCCAGGTGA
- a CDS encoding class I SAM-dependent methyltransferase: protein MAVSAESVTPSLIDVLKGAIKERGPLPVHDFHQLCLNHPRYGYYRVGRVLGREGDFLTAPELSSLFGEMVGVWLVDAWQKQGSPPVVQLLEMGPGRGLLMQDVIRAAKIRPAFLGGAHIRLVEVHKGLQRVQEKTLAPVRSEVKDISWHAALSDIVWPAQPLFCLANEFFDVLPAHQYVRQESCWRERCVAIKGDHDFCFVTQEQDLSLSHIKDHDRYQRGMIVEISPQSQSLLAAVATHIKRYGGAMFVCDYGYETPDTSQPGFSGDSWQALYQGNISDPLQHPGLADLSFHVHFGVLEAQARAAGLSTSFMTQRDFLHRMGLSERVAMLGKKASQDLKGRLAAQATRLAHPLQMGSLFKVLLASAPLDPQGAAL from the coding sequence ATGGCGGTGTCTGCGGAAAGCGTAACCCCTTCTTTGATAGACGTATTGAAGGGTGCCATCAAAGAACGTGGCCCCTTACCTGTTCACGATTTTCACCAGCTTTGCCTTAACCATCCTCGTTATGGTTATTATCGGGTGGGCCGCGTGCTGGGTCGTGAGGGTGATTTTTTAACGGCGCCTGAGCTATCGTCCCTCTTTGGTGAGATGGTGGGCGTGTGGCTTGTGGACGCTTGGCAAAAACAAGGGTCACCGCCTGTGGTTCAACTCTTAGAAATGGGTCCAGGGCGCGGCTTGTTGATGCAGGATGTGATCAGGGCGGCCAAGATACGTCCAGCTTTTCTGGGCGGCGCACACATTCGTCTTGTGGAGGTGCACAAAGGCCTTCAGCGCGTGCAAGAGAAGACCCTTGCCCCCGTGCGATCTGAGGTGAAAGACATATCGTGGCATGCTGCCCTCAGCGACATCGTCTGGCCTGCCCAGCCGCTTTTTTGCCTGGCCAATGAGTTTTTTGATGTCTTGCCAGCCCATCAATACGTGAGGCAGGAATCTTGTTGGCGAGAGCGGTGTGTGGCGATCAAAGGTGATCACGATTTTTGTTTTGTGACGCAAGAACAAGACCTCTCTCTTTCTCACATCAAAGATCACGACCGCTATCAACGGGGCATGATCGTGGAAATCTCACCTCAAAGCCAGTCCTTATTGGCAGCCGTGGCCACGCATATCAAGCGCTATGGGGGCGCCATGTTTGTCTGTGATTATGGCTATGAAACACCTGACACAAGCCAACCAGGGTTTTCGGGGGATTCGTGGCAAGCCCTTTATCAGGGAAACATCAGTGACCCTTTGCAGCATCCTGGCCTTGCCGACCTTTCCTTTCATGTTCATTTTGGCGTTCTTGAAGCACAGGCCCGCGCTGCAGGCCTCTCCACATCCTTCATGACGCAGCGAGATTTTTTGCATCGCATGGGACTGAGCGAGCGTGTGGCGATGCTGGGGAAAAAGGCCTCTCAAGATCTCAAAGGACGTTTGGCCGCGCAAGCTACGCGTTTGGCGCATCCGTTGCAAATGGGTTCGTTGTTCAAGGTGTTGCTGGCCTCTGCGCCTTTGGATCCCCAAGGGGCAGCCTTATGA
- the lgt gene encoding prolipoprotein diacylglyceryl transferase, translated as MLFPTIDPVAFTVLGWPVYWYGMMYLVGIWLGWCWARRSCMRFPGLLRQDIDDFVPWLVIGVIVGGRLGYVLFYDISYFWAHPIDVFKTWQGGMSFHGGVVGVVLACVIYTTRRRIPLSSFMDNLVLCVPVGIFFGRLGNLINQEVYGRITDVSWAIVFPAVDFFPRHPSQLYEALLEGVFLFVLLNTAVWSWARKPWALSGLFLVGYGTARWVCELYRVPDDVFVLGSFVMTQGQLLSLPMIAGGIFLLWRCLRKA; from the coding sequence ATGCTCTTTCCCACGATCGATCCGGTTGCATTTACCGTTTTAGGGTGGCCGGTGTATTGGTATGGCATGATGTACCTGGTGGGCATCTGGCTTGGCTGGTGTTGGGCGCGGCGCAGTTGTATGCGGTTTCCGGGTCTGTTGCGTCAAGACATTGATGATTTTGTGCCGTGGCTGGTGATCGGTGTGATTGTGGGCGGTCGGCTTGGCTATGTTTTGTTTTATGATATATCCTATTTTTGGGCACATCCTATCGACGTGTTCAAAACCTGGCAGGGAGGGATGTCCTTTCATGGGGGCGTTGTGGGCGTTGTGCTGGCGTGCGTGATCTATACGACCCGGCGGCGCATACCCTTGTCTTCTTTTATGGATAACCTGGTGCTGTGTGTGCCTGTGGGTATTTTTTTTGGGCGCTTGGGAAACCTGATCAACCAAGAGGTGTATGGGCGCATCACCGATGTGTCGTGGGCCATTGTTTTTCCTGCCGTTGATTTTTTTCCGCGTCATCCCAGCCAACTTTATGAGGCGCTCTTGGAGGGCGTCTTTTTGTTTGTGCTCCTTAACACAGCTGTGTGGTCGTGGGCGCGCAAGCCGTGGGCCCTTTCGGGTCTTTTTCTTGTGGGGTATGGCACCGCGCGATGGGTGTGCGAGCTTTACCGGGTGCCGGATGATGTCTTTGTACTGGGCTCGTTTGTGATGACCCAGGGGCAGCTGTTGTCTTTGCCCATGATTGCGGGGGGCATTTTTCTTTTATGGCGGTGTCTGCGGAAAGCGTAA
- the dnaN gene encoding DNA polymerase III subunit beta yields the protein MHIHLDRAPLLKALQYQQGIVDRKVAIPILSHLLLKTTDDGHVEMVGTDLELTLVQKIPAIDVKEPGSLTVSAHLFYDIVRKYPEDAPIVLKFDQATNLLSLMCGMSEFHVPTLPEEGYPSLDDHQATHTFSLSGKEIKRLIDQTRFAMSGEESRFFLNGIYLHAEDNYLKAVATDAHRLALSWVPLPSGADGLKGAILSRKTVAELRKIVDSDDLVVNAEFSQTRVAFSYDDTKFFARFVNGTFPQYDKAIPQANPSTLKIDTRLFREAVDRVSVISSGDKIRGVRLHVEKGVMSLSSKGADSGSAEEEVSVDYEGTPFSISFNARYVLDAVHQIKGDVFFFHFKDAQTPVVLKDVADDKVLYVLMPVRAST from the coding sequence ATGCATATTCATCTCGATCGTGCACCTCTTTTGAAAGCCCTTCAATACCAGCAGGGTATTGTTGATCGTAAGGTCGCCATTCCTATTTTGTCGCACTTGTTGCTCAAAACCACAGATGATGGCCATGTAGAGATGGTGGGGACCGATCTTGAGCTCACACTGGTGCAAAAAATACCTGCCATTGATGTGAAAGAGCCGGGCTCTCTCACCGTGTCGGCTCATCTGTTTTATGACATTGTGCGTAAATATCCAGAAGATGCGCCCATTGTGCTGAAGTTTGATCAGGCCACCAATTTGCTGTCTTTGATGTGCGGCATGTCTGAATTCCATGTGCCCACGTTGCCAGAAGAAGGTTATCCTTCCCTGGATGACCACCAAGCCACGCACACGTTTTCGCTGTCAGGGAAAGAGATCAAGCGGTTAATCGATCAAACCCGTTTTGCGATGTCGGGGGAAGAATCTCGTTTCTTCCTCAATGGTATTTATCTTCATGCAGAAGATAACTATTTGAAGGCGGTGGCCACCGATGCCCATCGTTTGGCTTTGAGTTGGGTGCCGTTGCCATCAGGGGCGGATGGGCTTAAGGGCGCGATTTTATCTCGCAAAACTGTAGCTGAGCTGCGCAAAATTGTGGATAGTGATGATTTGGTGGTGAACGCTGAGTTTTCTCAAACTCGTGTGGCTTTTTCTTATGACGACACGAAGTTTTTTGCCCGCTTTGTAAACGGCACGTTTCCACAATATGACAAAGCCATTCCTCAGGCAAACCCATCCACACTCAAGATAGACACACGTCTTTTTCGGGAAGCGGTGGATCGCGTGTCGGTGATTTCTTCGGGTGATAAAATACGCGGCGTACGTCTTCATGTAGAAAAAGGTGTGATGTCCCTTTCATCCAAGGGCGCAGACAGCGGCTCTGCAGAGGAAGAGGTCTCTGTGGACTATGAAGGCACACCCTTTTCTATCAGCTTTAATGCGCGCTATGTGTTGGACGCTGTGCACCAGATTAAGGGTGATGTGTTCTTTTTTCATTTCAAGGATGCACAAACACCTGTTGTGTTAAAAGATGTAGCAGACGATAAAGTTTTGTATGTATTGATGCCTGTGCGTGCCAGCACATAA
- a CDS encoding helix-turn-helix domain-containing protein yields TRVMAHATLVGRKMTIELAQDVLKDLLRACDRVITVEDIQKRVAAYYNLRFSDLSSSKRSKNIAWARQVAMFLAKDLTTKSLQDIGHSFGGRDHTTVLYGVRKVADTLTSDSKIHEDIDLLRRMLHP; encoded by the coding sequence TCACCCGGGTGATGGCGCATGCCACGCTGGTGGGGCGCAAAATGACCATCGAGCTGGCGCAAGATGTGCTCAAAGACCTTTTGCGGGCCTGTGATCGGGTGATTACGGTAGAAGATATTCAAAAGCGTGTGGCAGCCTATTACAACCTGCGTTTTTCTGATTTATCGTCAAGCAAACGTTCTAAAAATATTGCGTGGGCACGTCAGGTGGCAATGTTCTTAGCCAAAGATCTCACCACAAAATCCCTGCAAGATATTGGTCACAGCTTTGGAGGGCGTGATCATACCACGGTTCTTTACGGTGTGCGCAAGGTCGCAGACACCTTAACTTCAGATTCAAAAATCCACGAAGATATTGATCTTTTGCGGCGTATGCTTCATCCTTGA
- the rpsT gene encoding 30S ribosomal protein S20, translating to MANHLSAIKAHRTSERRARINGMRRSRMRTLTKKFLGLVEASDKTEASTFFRDVQANIMRNVSKGLLHKKTAMRRISRLALKLK from the coding sequence GTGGCCAATCATCTTTCGGCAATTAAAGCCCATCGGACAAGTGAGCGACGCGCGCGCATCAATGGCATGCGGCGTTCACGTATGCGCACATTAACGAAAAAGTTTTTGGGGCTTGTTGAGGCCTCAGACAAAACAGAGGCGTCGACCTTTTTTCGTGATGTTCAAGCCAATATCATGCGGAATGTGTCGAAGGGCCTTTTGCATAAAAAAACAGCCATGCGGCGTATTTCTCGGTTAGCCTTAAAGCTCAAATAA
- a CDS encoding PHA/PHB synthase family protein, with amino-acid sequence MHAWSLSLMQSPRLLQEAQAKLFPNLYNVYQNTVKSSSYQDWPLFIDPSKMDRRFDHPAWKNVPYYRSCHQAYLTMCEWLLSMAKASPMPQQTQKELVFYLKQTLDAYAPSNFPATNPEIFMRILEEGDQALTEGIARLFRDWQDLGPQEFFLSLTRPKGFNLGENLALTPGQVVLKNKLMELIQYEPVEKRVYQTPLLIVPPWINKYYVFDLSAHKSFVDWARKQGHTVFIISWVNPDASMKNTSFLDYLKEGLLPALDAACDITGAREVHGIGYCLGGNLLSIGAAHLKKQKKNLLASLSLLATIGDFSRMEDLGLFLGPDHVNTIKKSIEEEGYMDGYALALIFSFLRANNLIWSALVNKYFLGKDPFPLDFLHWNADPSSLPARMYLDFLEHVVQSDRFLTPEGITLEGQTFSFHDMDIPCFVMAAQRDHIAPWKSCFPFFQAAKGKKTFILATAGHIAGVINSPVKNKYSYFHLERYKDGITEEDWAQKAIEVKGSWWPFWHTWIVDIQGKQTDAPPLGNQKYPATQNAPGTYVLSGKNQQKTAKAT; translated from the coding sequence ATGCACGCCTGGAGCTTGTCGCTGATGCAATCCCCACGCTTGCTTCAAGAAGCGCAAGCCAAGCTGTTTCCCAACCTTTATAATGTTTATCAAAACACAGTCAAATCATCATCCTATCAGGATTGGCCTTTATTCATCGACCCTTCCAAAATGGACAGGCGCTTTGACCATCCTGCGTGGAAAAATGTGCCCTACTACCGATCTTGTCACCAGGCTTATCTGACGATGTGCGAATGGCTTTTAAGCATGGCAAAGGCCTCACCTATGCCTCAACAAACACAAAAAGAGCTTGTTTTTTACCTTAAACAAACCCTGGATGCCTATGCGCCGTCCAATTTTCCTGCCACCAACCCTGAAATTTTTATGCGTATCCTTGAGGAAGGGGATCAAGCGCTGACGGAAGGGATCGCTCGCCTTTTTCGTGATTGGCAAGACTTAGGTCCGCAAGAGTTTTTTCTTTCCCTCACCAGGCCTAAGGGGTTTAACCTGGGAGAAAACCTGGCGCTCACACCAGGACAGGTTGTCTTAAAAAATAAGCTCATGGAGCTTATCCAATATGAGCCCGTAGAAAAACGCGTCTACCAAACGCCGCTTCTGATTGTCCCCCCATGGATCAATAAATATTATGTTTTTGACCTAAGCGCTCATAAATCTTTTGTGGATTGGGCACGCAAGCAAGGGCACACGGTGTTTATTATTTCATGGGTCAATCCTGATGCTTCGATGAAAAACACCTCTTTTCTTGATTACTTGAAAGAAGGTCTATTACCGGCATTAGACGCTGCCTGTGACATCACAGGTGCCCGGGAGGTGCATGGCATTGGCTATTGCTTAGGTGGCAATCTCTTGTCCATCGGCGCGGCGCACCTTAAAAAGCAAAAAAAGAATCTGCTGGCAAGCCTTTCTCTTCTGGCCACCATTGGGGATTTTAGCCGCATGGAAGACTTGGGACTTTTTCTTGGACCTGATCATGTGAACACCATCAAAAAAAGCATCGAAGAGGAAGGGTATATGGATGGCTATGCCCTGGCCCTTATCTTCAGCTTCCTCAGGGCCAACAACCTCATTTGGTCAGCCTTGGTCAACAAATATTTTCTTGGCAAAGACCCCTTCCCACTTGATTTTCTTCACTGGAATGCAGATCCTTCCTCCCTGCCGGCACGCATGTACCTGGATTTTTTAGAACATGTTGTGCAAAGTGACCGTTTTCTCACCCCCGAAGGCATCACCCTTGAAGGCCAGACATTTTCTTTTCATGACATGGATATTCCCTGTTTTGTGATGGCTGCGCAACGGGATCACATTGCTCCATGGAAATCGTGTTTCCCCTTCTTTCAAGCTGCCAAAGGGAAAAAGACATTTATCTTAGCCACAGCCGGCCACATTGCCGGCGTGATCAATTCACCCGTCAAGAACAAATACAGCTATTTTCACCTCGAACGCTATAAAGACGGCATCACAGAAGAAGATTGGGCGCAAAAAGCCATTGAGGTGAAAGGTTCGTGGTGGCCTTTCTGGCACACATGGATTGTGGATATCCAAGGCAAGCAAACAGATGCGCCCCCGTTAGGGAACCAAAAATATCCTGCGACACAAAACGCGCCAGGCACCTATGTATTGTCTGGAAAAAACCAACAGAAGACTGCCAAAGCCACATAA
- a CDS encoding DciA family protein, with protein sequence MKRLSSSLFSVTSPLMTPEKSLWSGICLGWPAIVGPLAKVCRPLNMQHVRGGRRQSVLWIGVWGGHTFVLSHETHTIIDAVNRYAGKDLVAQVKYKEIAEPIKQKASGPQDVAPLCPRAQKQVDTVLTKNNDEPACVSVETALRAFGRALYRKTKTI encoded by the coding sequence GTGAAACGCTTATCGTCAAGTCTTTTCTCTGTGACCAGCCCGTTGATGACGCCTGAAAAATCATTGTGGTCTGGTATTTGTTTGGGTTGGCCCGCTATTGTGGGGCCTCTTGCCAAAGTGTGTCGCCCCCTTAACATGCAGCATGTACGCGGCGGGCGCCGACAAAGTGTGTTGTGGATAGGCGTATGGGGCGGCCATACCTTTGTGTTGAGCCATGAAACGCACACCATCATAGATGCTGTGAATCGTTATGCCGGGAAAGATCTAGTGGCCCAGGTCAAGTATAAAGAGATTGCTGAGCCCATCAAGCAGAAAGCCTCAGGGCCTCAAGACGTTGCGCCGCTCTGCCCGCGCGCGCAGAAACAGGTAGATACTGTGCTCACAAAGAATAACGATGAACCTGCCTGCGTCAGCGTGGAAACAGCGCTGCGGGCCTTTGGTCGCGCTTTATATCGCAAAACCAAAACAATTTAA
- a CDS encoding ribose-phosphate diphosphokinase, which produces MSQNVPVLLFGSYAPQWQGLSHTLNTYDIPCVLGRFRNGEVSVEVKESTENKDVVVIQSVFTHEGLMELLLVIDALKRDGCKRVTACLPYLGYMRQDKRVYAGTPISARLLVKILESAGCDRFIVCDLHAKQIEGFFDRPVRHISAMPLFEEDIRQRFGEKDHVVIVSPDSGGLHRARHLAKRLKVALAVVDKYRKRPGQSEVLQILGDVAGKTCVIVDDMVDSGGTLMNAATALKALGAREVHCYCTHGVLSHHAVDNIAKSAVDSLTLSDSLPVDSSGQKLRFLSVASLVAQEIMQSTASPQENTEST; this is translated from the coding sequence GTGTCTCAGAATGTGCCTGTTTTGCTTTTTGGCTCTTATGCGCCTCAGTGGCAGGGGTTATCTCACACACTCAATACGTATGATATCCCTTGCGTCTTGGGTCGCTTTCGTAATGGGGAGGTGTCTGTTGAGGTCAAGGAGAGCACAGAAAATAAAGATGTGGTGGTGATTCAGTCTGTGTTTACCCATGAAGGGCTGATGGAGTTGTTGCTTGTGATTGATGCCCTCAAGCGTGATGGGTGCAAACGCGTTACGGCCTGTTTGCCTTATTTAGGTTATATGCGTCAAGATAAGCGGGTGTATGCTGGCACGCCTATTTCTGCGCGCTTGCTTGTGAAAATCCTTGAAAGTGCAGGGTGTGATCGTTTTATTGTGTGTGATCTTCATGCCAAGCAGATAGAAGGGTTCTTTGATCGTCCTGTGCGTCATATATCGGCGATGCCTCTTTTTGAAGAGGATATTCGTCAGCGCTTTGGTGAGAAAGATCATGTGGTCATTGTGTCGCCAGATAGTGGTGGCTTGCACCGGGCGCGACACTTGGCTAAACGCCTGAAAGTCGCTTTGGCTGTTGTCGATAAATATAGAAAACGTCCTGGCCAAAGTGAGGTATTGCAAATTTTGGGTGATGTTGCAGGCAAAACCTGCGTTATTGTGGACGACATGGTGGATTCAGGGGGCACCCTCATGAACGCCGCCACGGCCCTCAAAGCCTTGGGCGCGCGCGAGGTGCATTGTTACTGCACGCATGGGGTGCTTTCCCATCACGCGGTGGATAACATTGCCAAAAGTGCGGTTGATTCGTTGACGCTATCTGATTCGTTGCCTGTGGACTCATCAGGGCAGAAATTACGCTTTCTCTCTGTGGCGTCCCTTGTGGCCCAAGAAATCATGCAAAGCACGGCCAGCCCACAAGAAAATACAGAATCCACATAA
- the miaA gene encoding tRNA (adenosine(37)-N6)-dimethylallyltransferase MiaA, protein MTTMSKSLDGLVIIGPTASGKSGLALMLAQRLDGVIICADSLQVYAGLPVLTAQATHEDRQQVCHRLYEKQAPSDPPCSAALWRRWAHEAVGHVRAEGRLPILVGGTGFYIKSFLEGLAPMPDVPHATVRDLEGLTTDVLAEKLCAADPVMAGRIHPSDRQRLVRALSVWQSTGHSLLFWQGQQPSPSSHAFHVCALNPPKEVVNDRIHQRLHQMWDQGVVEEVAHFAQTYLAPITPQTTSICEDKVVLSTRACMALLKGTQNVSWPPITQCLGFAEILLAVHKVISEPYAQKLVALRTRQYAKRQRTWMRHQCVPDFLVEDASDNTVDALMKQLVESR, encoded by the coding sequence ATGACAACAATGTCAAAATCCTTAGATGGGCTGGTGATCATCGGGCCCACAGCAAGCGGAAAATCAGGCCTTGCCCTGATGTTGGCGCAGCGCTTGGATGGCGTGATTATTTGCGCTGACAGTTTGCAGGTTTATGCAGGTCTGCCTGTTTTGACGGCACAAGCCACGCACGAAGATCGTCAACAGGTTTGCCACAGGCTGTATGAAAAACAGGCGCCTTCTGATCCACCGTGCTCGGCTGCCTTATGGCGGCGCTGGGCCCATGAGGCCGTTGGCCATGTGCGTGCAGAGGGCAGGTTGCCCATTCTTGTGGGCGGTACAGGTTTTTACATCAAAAGTTTTCTTGAGGGGCTGGCACCGATGCCGGATGTACCGCATGCAACGGTGCGTGATCTAGAAGGGCTAACAACCGATGTGTTGGCAGAAAAACTTTGTGCAGCTGACCCTGTGATGGCAGGGCGTATTCACCCTTCTGATCGGCAGCGTTTGGTGCGTGCCCTGTCTGTGTGGCAATCGACAGGCCACTCTTTATTATTTTGGCAAGGCCAACAACCTAGTCCTTCCTCTCATGCTTTTCATGTGTGTGCGTTGAACCCACCTAAGGAGGTGGTCAATGATCGCATCCATCAGCGTCTTCACCAGATGTGGGATCAAGGTGTTGTGGAAGAGGTGGCCCACTTTGCACAAACATATCTCGCACCGATCACACCTCAAACCACCAGCATATGTGAAGATAAAGTGGTGTTATCTACACGTGCGTGTATGGCCCTGTTGAAAGGCACACAAAACGTGTCATGGCCGCCCATCACCCAGTGTCTGGGGTTTGCAGAGATTTTGCTGGCCGTGCACAAGGTCATATCAGAACCTTATGCACAAAAGCTGGTGGCCTTGAGAACGCGTCAATATGCCAAAAGGCAGCGCACATGGATGCGTCACCAGTGTGTGCCGGATTTTTTGGTAGAAGATGCATCCGATAACACCGTCGATGCCCTTATGAAGCAGCTTGTAGAGAGCCGCTGA